The genome window TGCTTCGCGTACACCTGCGCCGCATCGGCGAGCGCCTGGGCCGCAACCTCGATGCGCGCCTCGCCCAGGTGCTCGTCAGCGGCGACAACTCCGGTAGCGCGACGGCGGCGCCCACGGTCAATACTGGTGTCTCCGGCGCGTGGTCCTACGAGGACATTGTCAAGGGCTTCATGACCTTGACGCTCGACCACTACTTCACGCCGACGCACATGCTCGCGAATTCCGAACTCGCGCAGACCATTCTCGGTATGGAGGAATTCAAGGATTCCGCGCTCTTCGACTTCGCGAAGTCCGGTGACCTGCCTACTCCGCTTGGCGTGAGGCTGGTTCCGCTGGTCGATCAGCCCGCCAAAAAGCTGACGATCGTCGACTCAGGCTATGCCGTCGAAAAACTGACCGAGCAGGACTTGCTCGTCGAAAGCGACAAACTCATCAACCAGCAATGGGACCGCACCTATCTGACCGTCGTGACGGACTTCGCCGTTCTGTACGAGAAGGCGCGTGTGGTTGTCCGCAGCGACTGGTAGTAACGCCGGATTCCCGCCGGCACATACGCAGCGGGGGCGCCGCAAGGCGTCCCCGCGCCTCCAAACCTACAGGAGAATTCCCATGCCCGCGTTTACTACCGAGGCATCCGTGCGCCTCAAGTTTCAGATCGCCGATACGGTGAATGTCCCTTCTGAGCTCGTTGATTCGTGCATCGACACGGCCCACGAAGAGATTCTCCGCGTGCTCGCCGAAGACATCGATATGCAATCGCCCGAGAACGCGGTTGTTATGGCCGAGACCCTGCTCGCGGGCGCGCGCCTTTTCGAAGCGCTCGCCTCGCACGACGCTTTCACGCAGAAGCGCATTACCCTCGGCCCCAATCACATTGAAGACGGCGACCGGTTCCGCGCGCTGACCTCGGCCGCGGCCCTTGCCGAAAAGCATGCGTGGTACCTCTTGGAACCCTACACGCGGCCGCGCCCGTTTCGTTCGTGCATTGAACCCACGGTCACGATTCCGATTCTCGGGGAGGATTGATCATGGTTGCGACGCTTGGTTCGTTCACGTTCGACCCTGCCCACACGTCGGTCCAGGAACGCCACAACGAAGTCGGCGGCCGGCGCGAGCGCACAATTGAGATCTCCGGAGTCATTGTCGGAGCCTCCACCGTCGATGCCATTGAGGCGCGCCTGGACGCGCTGCTCGACGCAGCAAGCGCGGAAGACTACTCCGCCGCCCTGTCTCTTCGTCCTGGGCGGCGTTTGTGGGTCCGCCGCGAAAGCTTCACGCGCCAGGTCGAATCGAGCGCGCGTGTCGGCTCGTTCACACTGATGCTTAAAGCCAAGTCGCCTTTCGAAGAGGCCGTCGAGCTAAGTGTGTACCCGTGGAACGTTACAGATTCCGGCGACGTGCTCCATCTCGCCTCCGCCGGAAATGTATTCGCAATGCCGTCCATCCGGCTCGCACCGCTGGGAAACCTGATCAACCCCGCTGTATCCGACGGTACTCGCACGATCGAGTATGCGGGTACTGTCCGCGACGGTTCCGTACTGATCTTCGATGGCGCCAACGGGCGGGTTACGCTCGACGAAAACGACGTTTCGCCGTATACCGCCGGCGAGTTCCCGCGGCTTGAACCTGAGGGCGCCACACTGACGTTTTCCGACGATGTCACCAGTGCGCACGCCGCTTTCGGAAGCGTCGAGTTCCGGTCCCGCTGGTGGTAAAAATTCGGAATTCTGAACCCACCTGACGTTCGCCGGAGTCAGAGACTGTCCCAAGCGAGCGAAGCGAGACGGGACTGTCCCCGAATTCTGAACCCACCTGACGTTCGCCGGAGTCAGAGACGTCCCAAGCGAGCGAAGCGAGACGGGACTGTCCCCGAATTCGTCAACCTTGCCCTCAACATAAGTAAACGCACAGGAATCATCCCGTGAACTACCGAATAGACATTCATGACACCTATGGACGGCTCGTCGCATCGTTCACCGATGCCCCGCTAGTTGAGGCCGTGCGCACAAGCCCCGACAGACCCGATCGCGTCTCTGGCATGCTTCCCGACGAAATTCGCGAAGTGAGCCACGGGGACCGCATTCGTGTCTTTGTCGATGGCGCACTCTTCTGCGAAGCGCCCATCGTTGCAGTCGCGCCGCATTGGAGCGAGACAAGCAAGCTCATCCTCGACCGTTATGTGCGCTTTCCGGAAGTTATCGAGTTCACGGCGCAACAGCCTGATGATCGATTCATACAGCAAGCGAAACGCGCCTACGCCAATTGCACCGTCGCCGCGATGGTGAAGGACCTTATCAACACGGTTCCCGGCTCGCTCCACTACACCGTTGCCCATAGCGCATTTCCCGAAGGCGCCGAACGTGAGTGGCAGAAACTGTGCGCGCGGAAGAGCACTGAGAATGAACTGGAATTCGGCGGGATTGCATCGGGGCAATGGGTCGATTTCTCACGCATCGACGCATCGGGAGCCTACGCCATCGACGGCGACACCATCGCCGGCCTTGTCGTGGACGGAGTCCCCTGGCCCGATCTGCGACTCATGATGATCGATGCCGAAGAGACTTCCAGGAACGCGCACGCCATCAAGCGGCACCCGGAAGTCGCGGCATGGACCTCGTCGCAATACAACGCGAGTTTCTACAAACAGCGCGCCGAATTCGCCAAGCTGACGCTTCAGGGCCTCATCGACGAGCACGGTATTGAGCTGATTGAACTCAATCCGCACAAGAACCGTTTCGGCGAGTTTGACGATCGAGTCGATGCCTACGGCCGCTATGTCGGCCTGGTTTATGGCGGCCAGCGCTGCTTCAACGCCGCCATGATCGAAACGGGGGCAGCCGACGTTTACCTCTACGAAGAAGGCCGGTATCACGTTCCCGAAATGGAACTGAAAGACTTCTACTCGTACGCGGGCCAACACTCCGACTCCATCGAGCCCATAGCGGAGACGATTACCGGATTCGACGCCGGCGGCCCTGTGTTGGAGTCCATCGCGGCGCTTGCCTATGCCGCGGGCGGCTGCACCTGGTTCGTCGACACCGATCTCACGATCCATTTCCGAAGACAAACGTACCCGGACCGCGTCTGGTTCTACAATCCCGTCGAGTTTGGCGTCACGCTCGGCTCGGACGCCTCCGCGCTTGCCAACGCGATCACCATCGAGACCAACCCGGTGGTTTCGGCCCTCGTCAAGTCGTATCCGCGCGAAGACAGCATCAATGAGTACGGCGAACAATCAACGTACCTTGAGTACTTCGGAATCTCGCGCGAGGACGACGCGGATAAGCTGGCCAGTGGCTTGCTCGATGATGTCTCTTACCCCAATCCGGACGGAACCATCGTCTTCTACCACGGCAACCCCGAAGTCCGCGTCGGCGAGCTTGTCGAAATCCGCGGCGCGCCGGTCCGCCGTGTCGAGCGCAAAGCCGTGCATGAGTGGGGAAACCGGTTTGACGGCCGCATTGTGGGGCGTGTCCGCGAAGTCACACACCGGTTCTGCGGCGAAACCGTCACGACGCGCGTGGCTCTCACATCGCCGCTGCGAAGCGTGGCCGATCCGCTCGCCTTCATCATCCGCAGCCAACCCAGCAAGCGCGCCCTGTTTCAGTTCCGTCTCGATGATCTGGCCGTTGGCCTCGACATGGGCTACCACCTCGACTGAAAAACCAGCGGAACTTGGGGACTGACCTAAGCGAAGCGAACGTAGAGAGCGTGGACGGGTCTGTCCCCAATTCCGCGTGAACAGGTCTCCGCCGCAAAGTCGTCTCTCTTCCCTCAACCAACGAAAGGAATCCTTCATGGCCATCAAAGGCAAGGGCTACACCAAGACTTCCTGGTCCTTCGAAGAACGCCCGGTCCCCTCCGCGAAACTCAACACATGGGACGACCGCATCGAACTGGCCCTCGAACTCGTCCACAACCTACTCAGTCTCGCTTGGGGTGGTGGCGACGGCGTCATCCGCAAGGCCACGACCGGCGATCTCGCTGTAGTGGAGACTCCCTCACCGAGTCTGACGGCCCAGGTCTCGCCGGGCTACGCGTTTATCGCGCGCTACCCGTTTCGACTGGACGCGCCCTACAACCTGCCGGCTATCACTCCCCCGGCACTGCTTCCGCGCATCGATCTCGTGGTCGCGCGCCTCGAAAACTGGGACGCAAGCGTGGTCACCGGCACGGAAGCGTCTTCGCCTGTCGCGCCAAACACGCCCGCCGGCAGTCTGGCGCTTGCACGGCTGTTTCTGCGCCCCGGCATGACCTCAATCAAGAACGTCAACGACGGCATCAACGGCTACATCGTCGATGTCCGCACCTACCTGTAACCAACCGAAAAGGAGACTCATCATGAGCGCATCCGAGATTCTGACTTCCGAAACCGGCCTGACCCTCGCCGCATCCTTGTTTACCACCGCATGGACCTTCTTCAAAGGGCAGGAGTGGTTCCGCAACAGCAAGAACGAACGCGTCCGCAAGGCGCTTGAGGCCCTCGAAGCCGGCGTCGAGAAGACTT of Candidatus Hydrogenedentota bacterium contains these proteins:
- a CDS encoding phage major capsid protein, with product MPYRDDTVRERIAFLSQEPDRLRQVRGRDLYDQLGTLGLTHTQFFRALGVNVADYCAQEFGIDVGRITVDRFFQSDPNAKWLFPDIVREAVIAGLKHKPVYPELIVHDEHVSGTAYDVPYVAESSVEEEMRTVAEGAAIPESEITYGDRIVRLDKKGRGVIASYEVIRRMSVDMLRVHLRRIGERLGRNLDARLAQVLVSGDNSGSATAAPTVNTGVSGAWSYEDIVKGFMTLTLDHYFTPTHMLANSELAQTILGMEEFKDSALFDFAKSGDLPTPLGVRLVPLVDQPAKKLTIVDSGYAVEKLTEQDLLVESDKLINQQWDRTYLTVVTDFAVLYEKARVVVRSDW
- a CDS encoding phage tail family protein — protein: MVATLGSFTFDPAHTSVQERHNEVGGRRERTIEISGVIVGASTVDAIEARLDALLDAASAEDYSAALSLRPGRRLWVRRESFTRQVESSARVGSFTLMLKAKSPFEEAVELSVYPWNVTDSGDVLHLASAGNVFAMPSIRLAPLGNLINPAVSDGTRTIEYAGTVRDGSVLIFDGANGRVTLDENDVSPYTAGEFPRLEPEGATLTFSDDVTSAHAAFGSVEFRSRWW
- a CDS encoding thermonuclease family protein; amino-acid sequence: MNYRIDIHDTYGRLVASFTDAPLVEAVRTSPDRPDRVSGMLPDEIREVSHGDRIRVFVDGALFCEAPIVAVAPHWSETSKLILDRYVRFPEVIEFTAQQPDDRFIQQAKRAYANCTVAAMVKDLINTVPGSLHYTVAHSAFPEGAEREWQKLCARKSTENELEFGGIASGQWVDFSRIDASGAYAIDGDTIAGLVVDGVPWPDLRLMMIDAEETSRNAHAIKRHPEVAAWTSSQYNASFYKQRAEFAKLTLQGLIDEHGIELIELNPHKNRFGEFDDRVDAYGRYVGLVYGGQRCFNAAMIETGAADVYLYEEGRYHVPEMELKDFYSYAGQHSDSIEPIAETITGFDAGGPVLESIAALAYAAGGCTWFVDTDLTIHFRRQTYPDRVWFYNPVEFGVTLGSDASALANAITIETNPVVSALVKSYPREDSINEYGEQSTYLEYFGISREDDADKLASGLLDDVSYPNPDGTIVFYHGNPEVRVGELVEIRGAPVRRVERKAVHEWGNRFDGRIVGRVREVTHRFCGETVTTRVALTSPLRSVADPLAFIIRSQPSKRALFQFRLDDLAVGLDMGYHLD